One Marinibacterium anthonyi genomic region harbors:
- the phnM_1 gene encoding Alpha-D-ribose 1-methylphosphonate 5-triphosphate diphosphatase, with product MWLSNATLVGPDAVYSGAIRIADGRIEEITRDPVDGEAIDCQGMLLTPGLIDMHGDMIEQELEPRAQVHFPTDVALNALDLRLAASGVTTAYAAVSFAAGTSKGQRRSYDHTSDVIRALDAARPRLRVDHKVHARFDITFQDALAVVEALIEDGTVDLVSLMDHTPGQGQYRDIERFARQLAYARGIEQGQAEQLVADKIADRARPAEVIAATLRDIADLCARSGVPMASHDDDTPEKVELMAGLGVRISEFPVTEDAAAACRAHGLVTAMGAPNALRGQSYSGNLSARQAHALGHLDILAADYHPAAIMPALLILAETDPRGLPGAVAMATDTPARALGLSDRGRLEPGLRADLAVFDPSSAGRCLAVWSAGRLIHWDGTLRM from the coding sequence ATGTGGCTTTCGAATGCAACCCTTGTCGGACCCGATGCGGTCTATTCCGGAGCCATCAGGATCGCCGACGGGCGGATCGAGGAGATCACGCGGGACCCGGTCGACGGCGAGGCGATCGATTGCCAGGGCATGCTGCTGACGCCGGGGCTGATCGACATGCACGGCGACATGATCGAACAGGAACTTGAACCGCGCGCGCAGGTGCATTTCCCCACCGATGTGGCGCTGAACGCGCTGGACCTGCGACTGGCGGCCTCGGGCGTGACCACGGCCTATGCGGCGGTCTCCTTCGCGGCCGGCACCTCCAAGGGGCAGCGGCGGTCCTATGATCACACGTCCGACGTGATCCGCGCGCTGGATGCCGCGCGGCCCCGGCTGAGGGTCGATCACAAGGTCCACGCGCGCTTTGACATCACCTTCCAGGACGCGCTGGCCGTGGTCGAGGCGCTGATCGAGGACGGCACCGTCGACCTGGTGTCGCTGATGGATCACACGCCGGGCCAGGGGCAGTACCGCGACATCGAACGCTTTGCCCGGCAGCTGGCCTATGCGCGCGGCATCGAACAGGGACAGGCCGAACAGCTGGTCGCCGACAAGATCGCCGACCGCGCCCGCCCGGCCGAGGTGATCGCCGCGACGCTGCGCGACATCGCCGACCTGTGCGCGCGTTCCGGCGTGCCGATGGCGTCCCACGACGACGACACCCCCGAAAAGGTCGAACTGATGGCCGGCCTTGGCGTGCGGATCAGCGAATTCCCGGTGACCGAGGACGCCGCCGCCGCCTGCCGCGCCCACGGTCTGGTCACCGCCATGGGCGCGCCGAACGCGCTGCGCGGCCAGTCCTATTCCGGCAACCTCTCGGCGCGGCAGGCTCATGCCCTGGGCCACCTGGACATCCTGGCCGCCGATTATCACCCCGCCGCCATCATGCCCGCCCTGCTGATCCTGGCCGAAACCGATCCGCGCGGCCTGCCCGGCGCCGTCGCCATGGCCACCGACACGCCGGCGCGCGCGCTTGGCCTGTCGGATCGCGGCCGGCTGGAACCGGGCCTGCGCGCCGACCTCGCCGTGTTCGATCCGTCCAGCGCCGGGCGCTGCCTGGCGGTCTGGTCGGCGGGCCGGCTGATACATTGGGATGGCACGCTTAGGATGTAA
- the hlyA_2 gene encoding Hemolysin, plasmid: MTHSTTPGSVEEFDNIYSANLVGLWDFLPGGENDDTGLDDGVAQDGSFHGSGAWNGDLYTNGRTYFEVNGTDAPFDLDEGTIMLGFSQSSSSGTDTLVSRGEYNDRYTEGFLDIRVTSDGAVEVQHVSDGTEICVSTSDGVFDEGDDVQVFYTWSDTDGGSLKVVNITDGTEETVDIDANLTMDIGDNDGQSFTLGAREYDDGQYDHGFAGTIDYVAVYDADVLKDGDGVVEGTEGDDRIDLDYDGDPDGDRIDNDDAILPGQSGDDDIVAAGAGDDTVDAGEGDDTVYGGSGDDTLSGGDGDDVLYGDSDYDGESTGREVFQWSGAPDPNGPAPIEDGDSLSHGFTQNTGSVDVTFRVLNSDRGVSNTYDTETQATDGIDGADIDPNSAFSSVLNGDCNDADYQLSFSSEVDNVSFRVNDLDGDGVVKITAYDADGHPVEISLTVGSNLKLTDTDTVTGGDTAQQGHGDNYSDPDDLSNSVLVEIAGPVSSIVISHDQNGNDNSGITITDVYFDATDVDADGDDTLLGDDGNDTLYGEGGDDVLAGGADSDTVHGGNGNDTISGDAGTDGDGADQLFGDYGDDTFVDIGEGDVIDGGEDPDDGDIDVLDLTGVAQTVNPGGSAKVEYDAADPESGTVHFYDRDGDETGTATFTNIEKVVICFTPGTLIATPRGEKPVETLKVGDRVVTRDNGIQEIRWLGQRNLNAGDLARARHLRPVRIRKGALGNDLPERDMMLSPNHRVLVANDRTALYFDESEVLVAAKHLTGMPGVDTVDVTRTSYLHMMFDNHEVVLSDGAWTETFQPGDYSLAGIGNAQRTEIFELFPELQTENGLEDYQAARRALKKHEARVLFS; the protein is encoded by the coding sequence ATGACGCACAGTACGACGCCCGGCTCGGTCGAGGAATTTGACAATATCTATTCGGCAAACCTTGTCGGCCTGTGGGATTTCCTGCCCGGGGGCGAGAACGACGACACCGGTCTTGACGACGGCGTCGCCCAGGACGGCAGCTTTCACGGATCGGGTGCCTGGAACGGCGACCTTTACACCAACGGCCGCACCTATTTCGAAGTGAACGGCACCGACGCGCCCTTCGACCTGGACGAGGGCACGATCATGCTCGGGTTCTCGCAATCGTCGTCTTCGGGCACCGACACGCTGGTCAGCCGCGGCGAATACAACGACCGCTATACCGAAGGGTTCCTGGACATCCGCGTCACTTCCGACGGCGCGGTCGAGGTACAGCACGTGTCCGACGGGACCGAGATCTGCGTGTCGACCTCGGACGGGGTCTTCGACGAAGGCGACGATGTGCAGGTGTTCTATACCTGGTCGGATACCGACGGCGGATCGCTGAAGGTGGTCAACATCACCGACGGCACCGAGGAAACGGTCGACATCGACGCCAACCTCACCATGGATATCGGCGACAACGACGGCCAAAGCTTTACCCTGGGCGCGCGGGAATACGACGACGGCCAGTATGACCATGGCTTTGCCGGCACCATCGACTATGTCGCCGTCTACGACGCGGATGTGCTGAAGGACGGCGACGGCGTTGTCGAGGGCACCGAAGGCGACGACCGGATCGACCTGGATTACGACGGCGACCCGGATGGTGACCGGATCGACAATGACGACGCGATCCTGCCGGGCCAGTCGGGCGACGACGACATCGTGGCCGCCGGTGCGGGCGATGACACGGTGGATGCCGGCGAAGGCGACGACACCGTCTATGGCGGTTCCGGCGACGACACGCTGTCGGGCGGTGACGGCGACGACGTTCTGTATGGCGACAGCGATTACGACGGCGAAAGCACCGGGCGCGAGGTGTTCCAGTGGTCCGGGGCCCCCGATCCGAACGGCCCCGCGCCGATCGAGGACGGCGACAGCCTGAGCCACGGCTTCACCCAGAACACCGGGTCGGTCGACGTCACCTTCAGGGTGCTGAATTCCGACCGGGGCGTCAGCAACACCTACGACACCGAAACCCAGGCGACCGACGGCATCGACGGCGCCGACATCGACCCAAACAGCGCCTTCTCGTCGGTTCTGAACGGTGACTGCAACGACGCCGATTACCAGCTGAGCTTTTCGTCCGAGGTGGACAACGTGTCCTTCCGGGTCAACGACCTGGACGGCGACGGCGTGGTCAAGATCACCGCCTACGACGCCGACGGCCATCCGGTCGAGATTTCGCTGACGGTCGGATCGAACCTGAAGTTGACCGACACCGACACGGTGACGGGCGGCGACACGGCGCAACAAGGCCACGGCGACAATTATTCCGACCCCGACGATCTGTCGAATTCGGTCCTGGTCGAAATCGCCGGCCCGGTGTCGTCCATCGTCATCTCGCATGACCAGAACGGCAACGACAATTCGGGCATCACCATCACGGACGTCTATTTCGACGCGACCGATGTGGACGCGGACGGCGACGACACGCTGCTGGGCGACGACGGGAACGACACGCTGTACGGCGAAGGCGGCGACGACGTGCTGGCGGGCGGCGCGGACAGCGACACCGTCCATGGCGGCAACGGCAACGACACGATCTCGGGCGATGCGGGCACGGATGGCGACGGGGCGGACCAGCTGTTCGGCGATTACGGCGACGACACCTTTGTCGACATCGGCGAAGGCGACGTGATCGACGGCGGCGAAGACCCCGACGACGGCGATATCGACGTGCTGGACCTGACCGGCGTGGCGCAGACGGTCAATCCGGGCGGCTCGGCCAAGGTGGAATACGATGCGGCCGACCCGGAATCCGGCACCGTGCATTTCTACGACAGGGACGGTGACGAAACCGGCACCGCCACCTTCACCAATATCGAAAAGGTGGTCATCTGTTTCACTCCCGGCACGCTGATCGCGACGCCCCGGGGCGAAAAGCCGGTGGAAACGCTGAAGGTCGGCGACCGGGTCGTCACCCGCGACAATGGCATCCAGGAAATCCGCTGGCTGGGTCAGCGCAACCTGAACGCCGGGGACCTGGCCAGGGCCCGCCACCTGCGTCCGGTGCGGATCCGCAAGGGCGCGCTTGGCAACGACCTGCCGGAACGCGACATGATGCTGTCGCCCAACCACCGCGTGCTGGTCGCCAATGACCGCACCGCGCTGTATTTCGACGAAAGCGAGGTTCTGGTCGCCGCCAAGCACCTGACCGGCATGCCTGGGGTGGATACCGTCGACGTCACCCGGACCAGCTATCTGCACATGATGTTCGACAACCACGAAGTGGTGCTGTCGGACGGGGCCTGGACCGAAACCTTTCAGCCGGGGGATTATTCGCTGGCCGGGATCGGCAATGCCCAGCGGACCGAGATCTTTGAACTGTTCCCCGAATTGCAGACCGAAAACGGGCTTGAAGATTACCAGGCCGCCCGCCGCGCGCTGAAGAAGCACGAGGCGCGGGTGCTGTTTTCCTGA
- the epsN_2 gene encoding Putative pyridoxal phosphate-dependent aminotransferase EpsN has product MGLGRVSGHKGHNSASVSLTQVQRPLLPTHAAIAPYLDRIDASRWYSNRGPLVWELEKRLGAQFGAEEFSVALLSNGTAAIEAAILAHAGAAPSERPLALMPAYSFVATAQAAMRCGYTPFFLDVDPETWMLDPGALAFHPALERAGVVITVAAYGKRPDIAAWEAFQDQTGCPVVVDAAASFEQFEREPGLISADLPVTLSLHATKAFSTAEGGAVLWRAPKGWLRSVLISNFGMSDARRCEFDGFNGKLSDYHAAVGLAQLDQWGERRARLAAVAECYQAAARAAGPLPGTLRTTPEISGAYVLFDCNDDGVADRVCARLAEAGIGSRRWYGRGLHLEPFLAARGHDDLPVTEALSATHIGLPGAVDLTEGEITMVVDILARTG; this is encoded by the coding sequence ATGGGTTTGGGACGCGTGTCAGGTCATAAGGGCCACAATTCCGCCTCGGTTTCCCTGACACAGGTGCAGCGGCCGCTGCTGCCGACCCATGCCGCCATCGCGCCTTACCTCGATCGGATCGACGCGTCGCGCTGGTATTCGAACCGTGGTCCGCTGGTGTGGGAGCTGGAAAAGCGTCTGGGCGCGCAGTTCGGGGCCGAGGAATTTTCGGTCGCGCTGCTGTCCAACGGCACCGCCGCGATCGAGGCGGCAATCCTGGCCCATGCGGGCGCCGCGCCGTCCGAACGTCCGCTGGCGCTGATGCCGGCCTACAGTTTCGTGGCCACCGCGCAGGCGGCGATGCGCTGCGGGTACACGCCCTTTTTCCTGGATGTCGATCCCGAGACCTGGATGCTGGACCCCGGCGCGCTGGCCTTCCATCCGGCGCTGGAACGGGCCGGGGTGGTGATCACCGTCGCCGCCTATGGCAAGCGGCCCGACATTGCCGCGTGGGAGGCGTTTCAGGACCAGACCGGTTGTCCGGTGGTGGTCGATGCCGCCGCGTCCTTCGAACAGTTCGAACGGGAACCCGGCCTGATCAGCGCCGATCTGCCCGTCACGCTGAGCCTGCATGCCACCAAGGCGTTTTCCACGGCTGAAGGGGGCGCGGTGCTGTGGCGCGCGCCCAAGGGGTGGCTGCGGTCGGTGCTGATATCGAACTTCGGGATGAGCGATGCGCGGCGCTGCGAATTCGACGGGTTCAACGGCAAGCTCAGCGATTATCACGCCGCCGTCGGCCTGGCCCAGCTGGACCAGTGGGGCGAACGGCGGGCGCGGCTGGCGGCGGTGGCCGAATGCTATCAGGCCGCGGCCCGGGCCGCCGGCCCGCTGCCCGGCACCCTGCGCACCACCCCCGAAATCAGCGGCGCCTACGTGCTGTTCGACTGCAACGACGACGGCGTTGCCGACCGGGTCTGCGCGCGGCTGGCCGAGGCCGGGATCGGCAGCCGCCGCTGGTACGGGCGGGGCCTGCACCTGGAACCCTTCCTGGCGGCGCGTGGGCACGATGATCTTCCCGTGACCGAAGCATTGAGCGCGACCCATATCGGACTTCCCGGCGCCGTCGACCTGACGGAAGGCGAGATCACGATGGTGGTCGATATCCTGGCCAGAACCGGCTGA
- the phnC_1 gene encoding Phosphate-import ATP-binding protein PhnC, with protein MTTTLSLSGVTRHFGDTRAVDGVTLQIRQGQFVGVIGRSGAGKSTLLRLINRLIDPSEGSISFDGAEITTLKGRSLRHWRRDCAMIFQQFNLVDRLDVLTNVLIGRLADHGFLSSMAMRFSDAERTMALMALDRLDLVPQALQRAGTLSGGQQQRVAIAKALVQQPKIMLADEPIASLDPANATRVMDGLKAINRVDGITVLVNLHTLDTARAYCDRIIAMRAGRVMFDGTAAQLTDGVVRDIYGTDGLAEFNEAVTSTSARLHAPA; from the coding sequence ATGACCACCACCCTGTCCCTGTCCGGCGTCACCCGGCATTTCGGCGACACCCGCGCCGTGGATGGCGTGACGCTTCAGATCCGGCAGGGCCAGTTCGTGGGCGTCATCGGCCGCTCGGGCGCCGGCAAATCCACGCTTCTGCGCCTGATCAACCGGCTTATCGACCCCTCCGAGGGGTCGATTTCGTTTGACGGGGCCGAGATCACGACCCTGAAGGGCAGATCCCTGCGCCACTGGCGCCGCGATTGCGCGATGATCTTCCAGCAGTTCAACCTGGTCGACCGGCTGGACGTGCTGACCAACGTGCTGATCGGGCGGCTGGCGGACCATGGGTTCCTGTCGTCCATGGCGATGCGGTTTTCCGACGCGGAACGGACCATGGCGCTGATGGCGCTGGACCGGCTGGACCTGGTGCCGCAGGCGCTGCAGCGGGCCGGCACGCTGTCGGGCGGGCAACAGCAGCGCGTGGCGATCGCCAAGGCGCTGGTGCAACAGCCGAAAATCATGCTGGCGGATGAACCCATTGCTTCGCTCGATCCGGCCAACGCGACCCGGGTGATGGACGGGCTGAAGGCGATCAACCGCGTCGACGGGATCACCGTTCTGGTCAACCTGCACACATTGGACACCGCGCGCGCCTATTGCGACCGGATCATCGCGATGCGCGCCGGGCGGGTCATGTTCGACGGCACCGCCGCGCAGCTGACCGACGGCGTGGTGCGCGACATCTACGGCACCGACGGTCTGGCCGAGTTCAACGAGGCCGTCACGTCCACATCCGCCCGGCTGCACGCGCCGGCCTGA
- a CDS encoding molybdopterin-guanine dinucleotide biosynthesis protein A — MNDIPILLLAAGSSSRMRGRDKLMEDVDGQPLVARAARIALATGAQVFVTLPPSPHPRHGALQGLPVHIVPVPDAAEGMGASIRTGIAALPAHSPAVMVLLADLADLTTEDLRTVLNAVEPGDGAKIWRGATDAGQPGHPIVFAAPLFPDLARLGGDEGGRSVVAAAGTAVRKVPLPGQHALADLDTPEAWSAWRAARDT; from the coding sequence ATGAACGATATCCCGATCCTTTTGCTGGCCGCCGGATCGTCGTCACGGATGCGCGGGCGGGACAAGCTGATGGAAGACGTCGACGGCCAGCCCCTGGTCGCCCGCGCGGCGCGCATCGCGCTGGCCACCGGCGCGCAGGTCTTCGTCACGCTGCCCCCGTCGCCCCATCCCCGTCATGGCGCGCTGCAAGGTCTGCCGGTGCACATCGTCCCGGTGCCCGACGCGGCCGAAGGCATGGGCGCGTCGATCCGCACGGGCATCGCCGCCCTGCCCGCGCACAGCCCCGCCGTCATGGTCCTGCTGGCCGATCTGGCGGACCTGACGACAGAGGATCTGCGGACGGTCCTGAATGCGGTTGAACCTGGCGATGGCGCGAAGATCTGGCGCGGCGCGACAGACGCCGGGCAGCCCGGCCATCCCATCGTCTTCGCCGCGCCCCTGTTCCCGGACCTGGCGCGTCTGGGTGGGGACGAAGGCGGGCGGTCGGTGGTGGCCGCCGCCGGGACCGCGGTGCGCAAGGTGCCCCTGCCCGGCCAGCATGCGCTGGCCGATCTGGACACGCCCGAGGCCTGGTCCGCCTGGCGGGCGGCCCGGGACACCTAG